A single Glycine soja cultivar W05 chromosome 14, ASM419377v2, whole genome shotgun sequence DNA region contains:
- the LOC114384982 gene encoding uncharacterized protein LOC114384982: MEAQKKTQTQTKLTRTQSSLLRCSSPTTTTRSSVHSLSSVNEDFFPEEEKSSSDTSSKRKKKNNKPIRLRPGSIRFSLAGPVLGFFTACTFFSYFLYLGSRAAAATSENVLAVLVFLAATLYFLNRNKSLIQRTFSVLKHAWDGNLKRLGFSTKGSEKPVQWFIGDDATMSSREEGMNKHKKNKNKINNDVVVDVDVGEGDVIEGVEFYSNGDFYEGEFHGGRCSGSGVYHYFESGRYEGEWVDGKYDGYGIESWARGSKYKGCYKQGLRHGFGVYKFYTGDSYAGEWCNGQSHGVGVQACSDGSCYVGEFKFGVKHGLGCYHFRNGDRYAGEYFGDKIHGFGVYHFANGHYYEGSWHEGRRQGYGMYMFRNGDGRCGEWDAGNLKLSLPPQNDAIIRTVQAARKTAENAINLPRKDDHVNKAVIAANRAATAARVAAVKAVQNQMGGKFCDIDV; this comes from the exons ATGGAAGCTCAGAAGAAAACCCAAACCCAAACCAAACTCACCCGAACCCAATCCTCTCTGCTTCGGTGTTCCTCTCCCACCACCACCACGCGTTCTTCCGTTCATAGCCTCTCTTCGGTCAACGAAGACTTTTTTCCAGAAGAAGAAAAGTCCTCCTCCGATACGAGCagcaagagaaagaagaagaataataaaCCAATTAGACTTAGACCCGGTTCGATCCGGTTCTCGTTGGCTGGACCGGTTCTTGGGTTCTTCACCGCGTGCACGTTCTTCTCCTACTTCCTCTACCTCGGTTCACGCGCCGCCGCGGCAACCTCCGAGAACGTGTTGGCGGTGCTGGTGTTCCTCGCGGCGACGCTCTATTTCCTGAACCGGAACAAGTCACTGATCCAGCGAACTTTCTCGGTCCTCAAGCACGCGTGGGATGGAAACCTGAAAAGACTCGGTTTCTCGACAAAGGGTAGCGAGAAACCGGTTCAGTGGTTCATCGGCGATGACGCTACCATGAGTAGTAGGGAGGAGGGTATGAACAAACATaagaagaataagaataaaattaacaacgatgttgttgttgatgttgatgttggtgaAGGTGATGTCATAGAAGGTGTAGAGTTTTATAGCAACGGGGATTTTTATGAGGGAGAGTTTCATGGAGGAAGGTGTAGTGGGAGTGGAGTGTACCACTATTTTGAGAGTGGGAGGTATGAGGGGGAATGGGTGGATGGGAAGTATGATGGGTATGGAATAGAGAGTTGGGCTAGGGGGAGTAAATATAAGGGGTGTTATAAGCAAGGTTTGAGGCATGGGTTTGGGGTGTATAAGTTTTACACTGGGGATTCCTATGCTGGTGAGTGGTGTAATGGGCAGAGTCATGGGGTGGGGGTGCAGGCTTGCTCTGATGGGAGTTGCTATGTTGGGGAGTTTAAGTTTGGGGTCAAGCATGGACTTGGATGTTACCATTTCAG AAACGGAGATAGGTATGCTGGAGAGTACTTTGGAGATAAAATACATGGCTTTGGTGTCTACCACTTTGCCAATGGCCACTATTACGAAGGTTCATGGCACGAAGGTCGTAGGCAAGGTTATGGCATGTATATGTTTCGAAATGGTGATGGAAGATGTGGTGAATGGGATGCTGGCAACCTCAAACTCTCTCTACCACCACAAAATGATGCTATCATTCGCACAGTTCAG GCTGCTAGGAAAACAGCTGAAAATGCTATAAATCTTCCCCGGAAGGATGACCACGTGAACAAGGCAGTAATTGCTGCAAACAGGGCTGCCACTGCTGCTAGAGTTGCTGCAGTGAAAGCTGTTCAGAACCAAATGGGTGGAAAATTTTGCGATATTGATGTCTGA